In the genome of Arachis stenosperma cultivar V10309 chromosome 2, arast.V10309.gnm1.PFL2, whole genome shotgun sequence, the window AGGGGAAGGAGAAGTGGAAAACATTCCGCACTGTACGATGTTGTTCCTTCACCGCCGTCTATGCACCACCGCCACCAGAACAAAGGTTCCTTCAAAGTACAAGAACCTTGCTCTCTCTCAAGCCCAGAAGATCCTCACTGATTACCTTCATTCCACAAGGTCCATCCCTTATGCCTTTGCTGATCAGATTGCTGCTAATTCTCACACTTCTCTCTCCAACCTCGTTGCAAAGGTGCGATTTTCAGCTCCGTCTTTCTCCCACACCCTCAACAAGTTCCTCAGGTACAACCCCATCAATGAATTTGAGTTCTTTTTTGAAAGCATTGGCATAAAGTATAGTCAAGTTCCTAACTTGTTGCAACCCCATAAGTTTTTCTTCTCTGAGGATGGCTCCATTTTAGATGCTGCTTGTGTGCTCTATGAATTTGGGTTCCCTTGGGATAAGCTTGGTTTGCTTTATGTGGAACGTTGTTCTGTGTTTAGGTGTAATACTGATGAGTTGAAGGGCAGGCTGTGTGTgctgaaaagttatggtttttgCAGTGTTCAGGTCATTGGGATATGTTTGGCTTTCCCTTTTGTTTTTGGTGAGCAGGGAGGAGTGTTGGAAGCTGAGATTGATGGGCTACTTGCTGATCTCAGGTTGGTTTTTCTGGATTTTGATTTGGCAGGGTGTGTTGAGGGGAATGCAGATTCTTGGTATGAGGTATGTAGGAAAATTCGGGTTTTTTACAATTCGAATGGTGAGAAGGGTAAGATGGGGGAGCTCATTGGAAGGTATAAGAATGTGATTCTTGAGCATGGAGAAGAGGAGTTGATGCAGAAAGCTGAGTATTTTTCTAGGTTTGGTGTCAAGAAGGAGGAAGTAGCTCGATTGATCCTACATGACTCGGAATTGTTGAATTTTGATTTCGAAACGCCGGTGATCAATGTATTGAAGCTGTTGAAACACTTTGGCATGAGCTCCAAGGATCTTGAGGATGTCCAGCAAAACTATGCTCATGCATTGGGAACAATAAAAATGGTTAATTTGCCTAATGTAATGAGGGCTTTGGGTTTAAGTAAGTGGTTCTTTAATAGGATAAAGGATGGGAAGCATCAACTCTTGCTGACTTATGTCACAAGCTTTCCCAATGAAGACCAAGATAAAGGATATCAAGATGGTTTAAAGGCGATTCGTGCTTCGAGAACCCCAGTTCACACCATGAATAAACTGAATTTCTTGCATGCCTTAGGCTTTGGAGAAACTGCTTTGACCATGGCTGTCCTAACTTACTTGAATGGGACTAGCAGCAAGTTACAGGAACGATTCGATTGCCTTCTTCATTTAGGGATTGAATTCTCAAAGCTCTCCAAGATAGTTGCAATTCGACCTAAGGTTCTAAGCCAACACCCGAAAATCATTGAGAAAAAGATTAAGTTCCTCTATGAGGAAATGGGATCCTCTGTGGAGCTTTTGGACACTTTTCCAGCATTCTTATGTTTTGACTTGGAAAACCGCATTAAACCTAGGTTCAGATTCTATATGTGGATGATAGAAAAGGGTTATTGTGCCAAAAACTTTTCTATGGCAACCATGATTGCGACCAGCGACAAGAACTTTGTTCCTCATGCTTTTCGTATCCACCCAGCTGCTCCGAAACATTGGTTTGAGCAATTCTATCTCCGCAAATTGCCGGAATGATGAATCTGTACAGATTCTTAATACTTGGTTATAATTCTTCTTCTGGAGTTGAAGACAAAAATGTTTGAGATATTGCTACAAAACTTGTTACAGAGATGCATTTCCTTTGCAGTGGCAGTGAGATAGACATCAAGAACAACCTGCAAGTATCTTGCATAGTTCTTACCgacatcctatctcggatttgaGAGAAAGAAACCATGAATCTGTGCACCTTTAGTCATGCTTCTACAAACTGATTATGTTAGAGGGAGCTATGTAAGTAGGCCAATTGAATGTTTCGCTAGGACTTGTTTCCTTTCATCATGTAAATTGGATTTTTGGTTCTTTGGTTTTCTCCACCCGAAAAGTTGCTGGAGAAATGTGATACCATTTGATAAACTTTATTTTGTTGCAGCAAGACTGGGAATGGCTTCCTAAACCATGGATGTTGGTGCTTGTGGAAGGTGTTGGAGTTGAgatcaaatcttttcttttgaTGGTTATGGCTCCCAAAAGTAAAAGAAACCTTGTAACTATGAATCTGTGATCATTCCTGAAAGAAAACAAGCTACCAAGTTCTTCACAAAGTGCAAGCATTGATAGTTTGATATGATTGCAAGTAACACTAGGTGGATCATAATGAATTTATGGGGTAACTAGATCAATTGAGCACTTGTATAAGGGGCAAAGTAATTGGCCTACATTCTCATCATTAACCAAATGCTTCATTATCAAGAGAGAAGCAAGAAATGTAAGTTGagcaattattttttttttctgggcCTATTTGTTGAGGTTGTTCATCATATGGCAATATGGAAACTGTTATATTAACCACAAATTTGATACTaaagttttcaattttttcatttttttagttGAAATTTCTAGCATTAAGGTTTAATCACTTAGTAGATTCTCATAGTTTTATAAATGTTTTGTTAGGTGTTTGTAGATTATTAGATAAAAGTTTTCAATtaagtatttattaattttttttgtagaatgaaatattctaaaaatattcaaTTCCTTTTAAAGCCAATTGTTAGTAaggattttattaaaaaaatatttaacataaaaacttaattataaagttttaaattactgatataaaaactaattggtgcaaaatctaaacaaagaaatttaaattattgatataaaatatataaattttaaattattgatataaaatataatgaataaaaagttaaaatttatttaattaataaaatccaactcttaaaaaaaagtttaaggATAAggataaattattatttacatCTGTCAATTCATTCAACTTTTACAAGTAACTAAACTAAATgacaaaaaacaaataatagcAAGGAAAATGAGATgctaaataatgaaaaaaaaaacagttttAATAATCTGTGAATCCACGTGTCAAAGTGTTAAAGGGTCCACGTAGGCAAACACAATCCAGCATGTCATATAAGAAGAACAATCCTTGGAACATGATTGGGCAAAAGCATATCCAAGTTTATCCAAATGGCAGATATGATAAGCCACATTCCACTCAACAACTCTCCATCACACACCCCCAAAACAAAACAATCATATTTGAAGCTTCTCTTCTCTTAGTTAACATTCACATTCCCATTCAAGTTTCCACAAACGCACTCACATATCTTAAGAATGGCCCAAGCAATGGCATCAATGGCAGGTTTGCGAGGATCATCACAGGGTGTGCTTGAAGGGAGCATCCAGCTGAGTGGCTCAAACCGGTTGATGAATGTGGCAAGTGGAAGCAACAGCAGCAGGGTGGGTGCCACGTCAGCAAGATCAGTGAGTGTGAGAGCACAACATCAAGAGGCTTCTCCACAGAGCAGCAGAAGAGCCATGCTTGGTGCTGCTGCTGCTGGTTTGGCTTCTGCTTCCTTTGTTCAGGCTGTTCTTGCTGATGCCAAACCCATCAAAGTTGgccctcctcctcctccctccGGTGGACTCCGTAAGTCTTCACTTTCTTTCATTCTTCTACAATCTCcttttttgttcttgttgtttaCATGGATTCATCTCTTTATATTAGATGTGCTTATGACTTATGAGAGAAGAAAAATAGTCACACAATTGGCATTAGATAtagtttttagaatttaattttgatgcactatCCGTTTTACACGTACATCTAATTATGTATTGCTACATCAGCAAAAATAACCTTTCACATTGACTATGAGTTACtgagtgcatcaaaattaaactctagtTTCTATTAGTCTATGATAAGTGATATGTCTCACTAGCACACATAAAAATCAGCTACTAAATCAactgtatatatataattttatattttaatataaattttatatgagTGACTAATTTGTTAGTTGAAATATAGTTATCTAATATTATGTAACGAGGGTCAAGTAAAAAGAGCACAACTTAACTATAGTTGAAACTGGTGATTTTTATGTAGTGGGATAAGATTTTGTTGTTGTGGCTGAAAATTATAACCATGGTGTTTTTGTGTTATGGAAAAATTTGGCAGCTGGAACACTGAACTCTGATGAACCAAGGGACCTTAAGTTGCCATTGAAAGACAGGTTCTTCCTTCAGCCATTGTCACCAAGTGAGGCAGCACAAAGGGCAAAGGAGTCAGCAAAGGAAATTGTAAATGTGAAGCAGTTGATAGACAAGAAGGCATGGCCATATGTTCAGAATGACCTCCGTCTCCGCGCCGAGTATCTCCGATATGACCTTAACACTGTTGTCTCTGCAAAGCCTAAGGATCAGAAGAAACCCCTCAAGGATCTCATTGGCAAGCTCTTCCAGGATATCAGCAATGTAAGTCAATAATGGCCACACTGCGAAAAGAGATGAgagaattttaaaatatttgtgcATTTGGTTTGCATTTTTATTCTCcgttttcatttttttagtattttctgtttttagaattttatgaagaaaaaagaggaaACAGCTTTTTACTAGTGATGTTTGTTGTGAGAGTTTAGAGTTAGACTaatcaaaatttgttttttatGTGTGATTAACAGCTTGATCATGCAGCAAAAGTGAAGAGCACCCCAGAAGCAGAGAAATACTATGCTGAGACTGTATCTTCTCTGAATGATGTTCTTGCCAAACTTGGTTAAATATGATTAGTATTTTCATGCTTTTTCCTGTCTAAGCTTTGTGTATGATCTTCTCAGACACTTTGTTTGACTGATGATATTTGAAGGAAATCAAAAGAGGGCAAGTTCATTATGAATAATGTGGAAATTATCATCAATTGGCCTTAGCTAGCTTCTCTAATGAAACAGCCTAATAACAAGATCAATGCCTATCATCACTTTACCCTTCCTACAATATAGAAAATGAATAACCAATAAAGTTTAATTTCTTATTACAAAACAAGAGTAAGTAAATAAGAATTGTATCAATATTTGGCTCATAAGATACTAGTCCGGGAATTCCATTTGAAGGAAGAATACAATCTAAGTTGCTGCATCAAAGATTTGCAATGGAAGAGAAAATGGTACATGTTGCTTGAGAATCTAACTTTTATCTATGTATCATTTTAGTTTCTATTCAAAGTTTAGTCTCTAAAGAATGACTATATCACCAATATGGATTGGTCGAATGGTTAGCTCACTTATCTATTTAAGTAAGTGTTAGGGATTCGAATATCGTTTTATGTATGTTGCAATTCATTGACCAACAATAGACTCTTAAATGCAATTTAAATCCATAGTGAGTCAATTCTTGATCTATCGGGCTGCAAAATACcataaaaaaccaaaagaataactatataaataaataatgataCTATGTGTATATTAAAAATCAACTATCAAATTAACAAtctgtataaaatatatttttgctatgtatataatatttttgacaaataaaattttcttaatATATTGTCATATCAACCTCTTTCTTAAAAGTAATTCACTACTTCAAAGAGTATACATGTATAGCCAATTTGATTAAATGATAATATAATATTGTTTGTATTATCATCTATTAACGTCAGattttttattaactaatttattttgttatctCTAATATAAgttttgtaacaccctaccacactgaactttacgcttaagtcgtaaaataGAGGTGATGTGATATTACgacttctaaaataaaatgtttaCATATAATATCAGAAAAACTATAATATACCAGAAGCTTTGAAGAATAGATGAAATAAAAATCGCAAAAATAAACGCGAAACGCTCAATTAATGAGTtaacttgcgtgctaagaaaaTTATAACTATCAAGCATAAGATAACAAAAGTAGAAATAGAGggccaaagatacaaaataacaagctcctaactcagctcGCGAAGTCTaggctggccggagaatatattcatgtaacaccctaactatcaaAGTGTCACGCTTTCGactgcgccactctgatagctcgAGTATTACGATGACTCTTCtaatatttaatactaaaatattagCCTATTTAAATCTTAAAACCGCATAACCCTTCCTAAACACTTTTTTTGTTGAAAACATAAACATACATGTACATACAAACCAGATACAAtactataatatatatatatatatataacactaGTTTACAAACATACATATCATAATtacctatccctcttacaaatttaataaagataaaggcgagggaaGATAATAACTAAGATAATACAAAGATAccgaataaacagaaaataaacatAACTCTTCTGAAGTTTCGTCGTCCATATCCTGAAAAAGAATAACCTGTAAGGGAGTGAGAACGTCGTCCTCGCTTGTTCTCACTATAGGATTTACAGAAATTGCTATAACAAGATacgtaaaataaaattattcttaGAGTACGGTGATCATTGCTTGTCTTATGAGTCTTTCCAATAACCTTGGGTACACATTCGAAATCCAGAAAATTTCCTTTTGAAGACTTGGTAAATTTCTCAAATAAGTTAAAACAAAACCTTTTTCgttttttgtaaaatttaaaaagtttttcCTAAATAGTATGAAAGACCAACATGTCCCAAACATAGGTTCAATTAAGTCTATGTTGTAAgagtttgatttttcatacttttctagACTATAACCATGAAAGCAGTTACCTACGTGGTATAAATGACCATCCCGTTcaaagcataggttcattaagtttATGCTGAACCGGTCAGATACTTTATACAGAACTAGAACTCAATATACCAATCACAGCCTCAAGCCCATTCAATCCAACACGGTCCTCGACCTAAACAACTCAATCATCAACCAATTCATCACCAACTAACCAATCAAACATAATCACAAATAATGtagttcaaacacaatcaataaCAATTACAACAACTATAGCAGTTAGCAATTAACATAGTATTCACAAaggcaaaccaattacaatatgCACACTCAAACAATGTCATATAAATGCAAAGGATGAATGTCTGccctattggctgtgatatcacattgtcggttcaacagCTAACCCGACACATCCCCATGGAGATGTTGCCCTTCGGATTCATGGTGTGGGAACCTGACGAACTGATTtctgccagtaaagaatttcatagaaataatcacgttgtaagtatagtttctaaaccaacagagaatcatttcgtacaaaagttttggttgttactaaagcaaacccaataaaatttataaccgaagtatttaaacctcgggtcatctctcaaggaattgcagggaggtgtatttattattggttatgagttttctTGAAAATTTGGAGTTTGGGCAATGAGCACAAGTATATGATTGTAAATTAAagcaatgaaaattaaaaagaagttttatgtaattaaataaaaaaagccTTGACCGGGGGTATGATTAATTAGAAGTTCTATCTTTGTTGGAATTTTCTCAAGTGTAGTATCAAAATGTTGTtattttcacttagttaacccttactaaataaggAAAAGTCAAGTGATTGAGCTAACTCTTATTCGCAAATCCTAATcttctcccttgggaaggactagCGTTAGTAAATAGAGAATTAGCTAACAACTTCCAATTTAACTAATCACTTGAGCATTCCAACTCAAAtgtctccttttaatcaacctCCATGTCAAGTTGGGAGTCTACTCTATCAACATGCATACCATCTTCGTTGTTGGGAGAAGGGAATAGAAAAGAGACATGATAATAAAATtgaaagtaattaaataaataataaaattaaataaaaagtactctttgcattaataatttaaatgaacattgaacctggaattgagAAGAAGCAATCCTAAAattaagagaaatcctaaatcctaaatcgtaagagaaaggagagagcctctctctctctaaaaactacatctaaaacctaaaattgtgaatttgaatgttgtgtgaatgaatggatgtattcctccactttatagcctctaatatgtgttttctgggccaaaaaatGGGTCAGAAACaacccagaaatcgctgggggcgaatTTTGCCACGTGTAGGTCACTGATTTTTCTGCAGAACGCGCGTCCACGTgattcacgcgtgcgcgtcattttgTTGTACGGTCACtataacaaattatatatcatttcgaaactccggatgttagctttccaacgcaactagaaccgcatcatttgaacctctgtaactcaagttatgaccatttgagtgcaaagaggtcaggctggacagcttagcaatttcttcaacttcttgtattccttccacttttgcatgctttctttccatcctctgagccattcctgccatgtaatctctgaaaatacttaacacacatatcaagacatcgaatggtaataagagatgattaaacatagcaaatttaaagcccaaagaagcatgttttcaatcatagcacaaaatctggaaggaaaagtaaaaccatgcaaatagtatgaataagtgggtaaagagttgataaaaaccactcaattgagcacaagataaaccatgaaatagtgatttatcaacctccccacacttaaacattggcatgtcctcatgctaagctcaagagaagctataaaggagtgaagaggaatggtaaaaTGTATGAAATACAatcctatctatatgaatgcaactaaatgtgAAATGCTTCTACCTatttggttaaaagtaaataaattcttcaagacaaacataaatcagattcCACTAATTTAAATCACACAATAAGAGACTAGTAAACTTGTagtagctcatgaaagcagggaacatagaatcaagcgttgaaccctcactggtagtgtatatcactctgactctctcaagtgtctagggttaatcactctactcttctctagtcatactttctaaactttgttcttcatctaaccaatcaacaagtatttaatgtaccaatgcaaatatcatgaggtcttttcaaggttgtaatggggctaaggtaaaggtgaggatatatatgggtaagtgagctatgaattgaatctttgactagtctaagctctcacctaacatacacatATTCTATATAACTCTaaaatcatgcctagctacccaaaattcCCATTTTTTTCATCTCATACTCATACATTAacctttcttttaatttttatcacaTATGTATTGATCTTTTTCTTAACTTAACTtagcattggggtaattttgtccccttatttatttacttatttattgaatattttttttatattttttatatttttttatttttttatttttttatttattttttatttattttttaaatagaaaaataaacataacttatcaatgcacatggatttttaatttttctggtctcacatgagtaggtacccaaattcctAATATTTTATCAAAGTAAAAACATAacacattcccttattaacctatgttcccacagttttcccaCATTTAGTTGatacacaatctctatcttaagctaaccaaagattcaattgggttGATTACTTGTTTTTCCGCTTAAGACTAGTGATGTagtaaaatatagaataaatggaaattaaaaaggctcaaagtggctaacaaaggtaaatggaagggtaggctatttgggataagtgagcaaaaacAAATCATGGcatcaatcatatgcaagcatgtaacacattaaacattggacatataaactggaacaaaatatagattacaatcatagagaaaaaaacatacaagaataaaatattatagttaaataatgtaaccatgcaattaagtTTAAATCTCACTTATTTTGTGTGTTCAAGCTCTAAAACCATATTCCGAAttaaaatttcttcaaacaagtttttcgaaaagtttaattcaaattagtgaaatgctataaaaagtttcttgaaaaagaaaatatttcttcaaccaagtggtaaaatatgcacaaaaatcaaacaaacatgcaaatgcaacaactcatttaacaaaaaaaaattaaacattggtgttgagacagGAAGGTACTAACCCAcggaagtcggtatcgacctccccacacttaaagattgcaccgttctcggtgcatgctaagatgtgcaagtggatggAGGTTGTGGTTTCTCAGCtggtgctctttttgttcctttcctttccttgttggtggtttgggagtagctttctctttacccttcttggtggccatcctgaaaagggaaaaaGTAAGTAACTTTAAAACTAAgggttagagcaaggaagaggatGTGACAAGTGATAATCAATGCACTGTAAAGAAGGATGTCGTTAACACATGATCGTGACTACATGTGAtaagttcatcaatggaaatatagcaagtgcatgttatggcaattaaatgcaagatgtttattgacatgctggcaaaggcatgagtatcatagatcaagcattaaaTGTCTAAGTTTGATTATCAACtctttcaaactaacaatctgtttgtattgataattatattcaattaataaaataatgaaagaGTTTTATGAAAAATAGGCATTAGAGTAGGAGAATAGAGTAAGTACAAATGCATAATGCTATACgagctttttcacaaacacttagtaTGCATGGTAAATGTGTgattgaaagtattaaatttgaACATGCAAGTGAccctaaaaataattaataattgtcaaacaattcctAATTAATCCACAAGCAATTATATAGGAGAAAATAattacccaaataaatttctaacactaataaaaataatacaaaaagaaagaaaaaaaaatatagataatgaaagtaaaaagaaaagaagaagaaaacataaataaaaataaaaataataatgaaaaattaaaaaggggaagaagaaaagaaaagaacatTGATAATGGATGTGAAAAAGAAGGGGGAAGAAAGTAAAAAGTAAGAAGgaataaagaagaaagaagggagaagaaataaataagaaa includes:
- the LOC130961061 gene encoding transcription termination factor MTEF18, mitochondrial-like isoform X2 codes for the protein MNTMMQGEGEVENIPHCTMLFLHRRLCTTATRTKVPSKYKNLALSQAQKILTDYLHSTRSIPYAFADQIAANSHTSLSNLVAKVRFSAPSFSHTLNKFLSVQVIGICLAFPFVFGEQGGVLEAEIDGLLADLRLVFLDFDLAGCVEGNADSWYEVCRKIRVFYNSNGEKGKMGELIGRYKNVILEHGEEELMQKAEYFSRFGVKKEEVARLILHDSELLNFDFETPVINVLKLLKHFGMSSKDLEDVQQNYAHALGTIKMVNLPNVMRALGLSKWFFNRIKDGKHQLLLTYVTSFPNEDQDKGYQDGLKAIRASRTPVHTMNKLNFLHALGFGETALTMAVLTYLNGTSSKLQERFDCLLHLGIEFSKLSKIVAIRPKVLSQHPKIIEKKIKFLYEEMGSSVELLDTFPAFLCFDLENRIKPRFRFYMWMIEKGYCAKNFSMATMIATSDKNFVPHAFRIHPAAPKHWFEQFYLRKLPE
- the LOC130961063 gene encoding oxygen-evolving enhancer protein 3-2, chloroplastic, producing MAQAMASMAGLRGSSQGVLEGSIQLSGSNRLMNVASGSNSSRVGATSARSVSVRAQHQEASPQSSRRAMLGAAAAGLASASFVQAVLADAKPIKVGPPPPPSGGLPGTLNSDEPRDLKLPLKDRFFLQPLSPSEAAQRAKESAKEIVNVKQLIDKKAWPYVQNDLRLRAEYLRYDLNTVVSAKPKDQKKPLKDLIGKLFQDISNLDHAAKVKSTPEAEKYYAETVSSLNDVLAKLG
- the LOC130961061 gene encoding transcription termination factor MTEF18, mitochondrial-like isoform X3, whose amino-acid sequence is MPLLIRLLLILTLLSPTSLQSVQVIGICLAFPFVFGEQGGVLEAEIDGLLADLRLVFLDFDLAGCVEGNADSWYEVCRKIRVFYNSNGEKGKMGELIGRYKNVILEHGEEELMQKAEYFSRFGVKKEEVARLILHDSELLNFDFETPVINVLKLLKHFGMSSKDLEDVQQNYAHALGTIKMVNLPNVMRALGLSKWFFNRIKDGKHQLLLTYVTSFPNEDQDKGYQDGLKAIRASRTPVHTMNKLNFLHALGFGETALTMAVLTYLNGTSSKLQERFDCLLHLGIEFSKLSKIVAIRPKVLSQHPKIIEKKIKFLYEEMGSSVELLDTFPAFLCFDLENRIKPRFRFYMWMIEKGYCAKNFSMATMIATSDKNFVPHAFRIHPAAPKHWFEQFYLRKLPE
- the LOC130961061 gene encoding transcription termination factor MTEF18, mitochondrial-like isoform X1, producing the protein MNTMMQGEGEVENIPHCTMLFLHRRLCTTATRTKVPSKYKNLALSQAQKILTDYLHSTRSIPYAFADQIAANSHTSLSNLVAKVRFSAPSFSHTLNKFLRYNPINEFEFFFESIGIKYSQVPNLLQPHKFFFSEDGSILDAACVLYEFGFPWDKLGLLYVERCSVFRCNTDELKGRLCVLKSYGFCSVQVIGICLAFPFVFGEQGGVLEAEIDGLLADLRLVFLDFDLAGCVEGNADSWYEVCRKIRVFYNSNGEKGKMGELIGRYKNVILEHGEEELMQKAEYFSRFGVKKEEVARLILHDSELLNFDFETPVINVLKLLKHFGMSSKDLEDVQQNYAHALGTIKMVNLPNVMRALGLSKWFFNRIKDGKHQLLLTYVTSFPNEDQDKGYQDGLKAIRASRTPVHTMNKLNFLHALGFGETALTMAVLTYLNGTSSKLQERFDCLLHLGIEFSKLSKIVAIRPKVLSQHPKIIEKKIKFLYEEMGSSVELLDTFPAFLCFDLENRIKPRFRFYMWMIEKGYCAKNFSMATMIATSDKNFVPHAFRIHPAAPKHWFEQFYLRKLPE